Sequence from the Cucurbita pepo subsp. pepo cultivar mu-cu-16 chromosome LG02, ASM280686v2, whole genome shotgun sequence genome:
ATTTCggaaagtttttattttctcctttttcgaAAAAATTgcttcaataaattttaaaattaatgcagtatagaaaatttaataaatttatgctaaattatataaaatacttataaattataaatttgtatgaTATTcaccaaatattaaaaactactTATATggtaattttgtaatattttttaaatcataagttttttttttttttttttttaattgagatATTTTCCAGGCACTTAAgcaataaatttatatctgtatttaatagtaattattatgaaattgaaatttcacaacaaaatattattaaatgtgGTCGTGTGTGAAGCAATTttctaggaagaggttttcattgtttcttttccttatccaatggacgtgggatctcacaatccaccttttCGCgtagaagtttccacacccttataaaaaaatgttccgttcttctctctaaccgacatgggatctcacaattcaccccttttgTAGTCTAGCGTCCTCAATGCCGCTCATTCCCCTCTCGAATCGATATGGGGTctgttgaacacaactttATGTGGGAAACAATCgcacattttattaaaatcaatcaAGAAGAGATTTACAAAACACTCTGTAGAAACTACTACTGTGATTGTGATTTCTTGTGATAATGAACTAAGTAGGATGGAGAGATATTTATACCCGTtcatttattcctaaaatccctaaatcatttttctaaatttatttctaaaatccTAAATCCTAAATATGATCCGCAACCCGCATTTCAAACGGGCGCAATTCACCCCGTTTTAAAATAcgattgttttgtttttttaaagaaaaaaaaatgtaaaaagtaGTATCGAacccttttaaatttaattttcaaaaattgaaagtcaAATAGTTATTAAACAAGACCATAATCgctaaaaacatgtttttgttcttagaCTTCAactaaaaagtcaaatatttatGGAAAGTCAAAGTAAAATGCATAACAATAAATAGAGATACATAGAGATGGGGAAGCAATCAACAATGGCTCCCTTTATTCATAGCACAATGCCAATGGCCTTGTTGTTCATCAGTTAACAGCAAGGTAAGCATCAAGTCCAATTGAGATCTTAGAAACAAATTCCAGGTAAGCTTCAGGGGACGGGATGTTCTCGTTGGCTTTCTCGAACTCGAACGACCAATTCACGATGGCACCTCCGTTTTCTACGTCGTCGTAGGCTCGGAACTTCGACCTTAATAAGGTGTATTGGCTCAATATGTCTCCTTCAACAGCTTCGTACGTGATCGACTTGTTTTCTTCATCGACATCGGCCACTTTTGCCTTCATTTTAGCCGGCCCAACTAACCGAACGAAGAAACAAACGAgtatttataagcttaattttcaaaaacaaaaacacaaaagcGAACGAAGTCGTACCAATGTCGTAAGACCAGTGCATGAGGGAGCCAGGAGTGAAGTCATTTCCTTCAAGGAACTCAAAGCTGTGGAGATTCTTAGAGAATATTTGAGGCAAATGGTGCATTTTGTGCCTAAAGAAAGCATAGAATTTGTCAGCTGAAGATTGTATTTTAACATCAGCAGAGACTTGGGAAATTTGAGCCATTTTGTAATGAAAATATGCATTTTGGAGAAGCCAAATTGGAGAGCTTATATGGAAGCTCTTAGAATCTCGCAACTTGTTTATGTGACCACTTCAAATTCTTCATCTTTAGTTTCTATGGTTCTTATAATCTTTTgtagcataaaaaaaatataaaaaaagttaggcatctttccatttttgtaaaagaaaGCTAGAAGAGAATCTCGGTTCTCGTGTTCGTAGAACTCGGGAGAGATTTAACTATTCCAAATTTGCTATTTTAGAGTACTCGTCGAGATAAGTTGGGTACGTGTTAAGCAAATAAACATCTTTTATCAATAGTGCCCATGACAGTCCAATGGAAACAcaacttattttatattttatttcaaacaaattcaatatctcactcaactttaaaaatataaaaaaaaaaaatacgcaTTCTCGTGTACGGCCTGCAAGAATATGGAGTCCCCACATTggagagtgtggaaacctttctcgtaggtttgagctgttacaaatggtataagaacTTGTCATCAGTCGGGGCTCAATTCCCACATTagagagtgtggaaaccttttagCAGTGGGTTGGGTATAAGTACCGGTCTCGGAACAGAACTCGGGACCGACTGTATCTGACCCATTTGCAACTTCAGCTGGTGGGGCTGATGAATATGACCTCTACAACTAGTTTGTCATTAAGGTTCCAACCCCATTTATGTTTAGACTCAGTAGTATGATATTACTTGTTTAACTGCTTCCTATGGATCTGCTTTTGGTTGGACATTCCTAAATCTAAACATTgatatgagtttataagtgaggaatactatttttattgatatgaGGTGTTCCGAGGAAGTCCAAAACAAGCTCAGGAGAGCTTATGTttttcaaagtggacaatatgataccattgtggagagtcgtgattcctgaCAGTAGGGCCCCAAAGGTAGATCCTCCATCTATCTCTCTTCCACCCTTTCTCGAGATACTTTCTCGCTAATGAAAGCCTTCATCTAGTTTCATTTTCTATACCCTGTCCTCCCCTTCGTATCTATTCATCGCTATCCATTTTACTCGGATATTTATTAACTTTGgaaatttgt
This genomic interval carries:
- the LOC111788565 gene encoding MLP-like protein 34, producing MAQISQVSADVKIQSSADKFYAFFRHKMHHLPQIFSKNLHSFEFLEGNDFTPGSLMHWSYDIVGPAKMKAKVADVDEENKSITYEAVEGDILSQYTLLRSKFRAYDDVENGGAIVNWSFEFEKANENIPSPEAYLEFVSKISIGLDAYLAVN